Below is a window of Podospora pseudocomata strain CBS 415.72m chromosome 1 map unlocalized CBS415.72m_1.2, whole genome shotgun sequence DNA.
AGGCCAAAGACGGCAACCAGTCCGACCTTTTGTCTCAAAGTGACCTTGACGTTATAGATCAACCTCAGGGGCATAGCCATAACTGTTTCCAGCACTTGTCAGCATTGCCATCAGCTTGCATAAGTTGATTGCGGGAACTCACTGCACAGATCTGTAAAAACATCAATGGTAGTGCTGAAGTAGACACTGAAGTTTGATGCCCACACATGCTCCGGCTTTGCGCATGTCGCAAACCCAAAGAAGTTTTTGACATCGCCCCCGCACGACACCGTCAACGTGACCAAGCACCCTCCATAcgccagcaagcaaaacAGCGCCAAAAGATACCAAACCCTGCGGTAGACGGGCAAGTCCCGGAAGATCTTCCAGTAGAGAGTCAGAAACGCGGCCTTGACGCTCCAGAGTGTCGACCAGTAAAGAATGACGATGGGAAACTGAAAGAGAAGATAACGCTCCGTTTCTTCAATGATGCCCACTATTGGGGCGGTGCCGGCCAAGACTCCGGCGATGTAGTACAACGAGGGAAGTTGTATCGTTTCGAGAACACATAGCGATAGTAAGCATGTTAGGGCAAAGAAGATGCAGTAGTCGTCAACTGTGGGCAATGATGTCCTTGCTCGGACGGCTGTCCGGAGAGCAACCAACACAAAAGCTGTTCCAAAGCAGGTCCAGATGATGGCGCGCAGGGTGTCTTCGGGAACGGTGGCCGCGTCGATGGTGTCCATCTTGCCCACGAGGTGTAAGTGAAGGGACGGTCCGGTGTCAGTCAGGTGTTTTGGTGGCACGGGGACTCGGAACAGAGGGCAAAGGAGGGTAAGACAAGGCCATTGGGGGCCCGTGCCGTATATGAAGATGGGGACTCTATCCTGATATTGCGAGGGATTTCATTATGGGCAGCCTGGAAATACATATGGGCTGATGTCGAGCATCAGTGGCGGACTGGAGTGATAGCTCGAGGTGCCATTTACGGCCATTGTTGGCCTCGATCAAAGGAGTGTATGCAGGCCAAGACAGCGGCCTCTTCCAACAACTCGGGATAACGCCTCTCGTTCGTCCAACGGCAATAGGGCTGTCACACGGTCTTTTGTTTGCTACTGGTCGGTTGATTTCGATACTTTGGCGCGCTGGGCGAAGACATGTCGACTCTGGCATGTGAGTGGTTGACACAGCTTCGGCAATGAATTGTAAGCCCCGGCTGGACCTGCAGTGGAGGTGCAGGGGAGAAGCAACACAAGAAAGACAGCGACCAGTCAGTTGGAAACTTCCCCGCGTTGTGTTATCGGCACCTGGCTATCGCGCGATGCGATTGGTCGACAAATCTTTGCAGCTGCAGAAGAATTTCCCCCCAAAAGGGAAACAGCTCCAAGCGCGCACACAACTCCAGCCAGGAACTGGATTCCTTGGAACGCAGCGAAGGCAGCACCAGATCACGGGGTCAGTCATGAGGTGGATTATATCATCCGCCCATGCCCCCCGCCAAACTCGGCGTGCAATTCGTTCCCTTTCGATTTtctggttttgtttttgatgaCTCTGTGATGGATCCAATCTGCCTTGAGTAATCCTCTCAAATCCTCAGGTGGCCTTATCGTTCGGCCCAGCCGCCGAAAGACCCCGCCCTCAATCACACCTTATCACCCGGTTCCCGACTCactccatcatcctcccactcACCTTTGTCTCACCTCGCGCGTCACTCACCTTTTGGGCATGGTGTGTGCTGGCAGCATGAACACCATTCGACCCAACAAGATTTCTCAGGCACTCAGGGTCTTCCCAGCGGGCCGGGCATCaactgtttttgtttttctggTTCCTGTCGTCGTCGCACTCGCTTCAAGGCTAACACGTTCTGAATGATGTCAGGCACCCCACTGATCTGGCAGACAGCCAAATTCCGAAAAGCCGGAATGCGGCGCATTGTGGTTCGCTGCACCCGCTTCACCACGTCACTCGGGCGCTCGTCCATGCGGGTTTTGCATGGCTCTGCTCTTGGACTCGAGGCCATTGGATCAATATTGAATGCATCTTCTCGGTGGCCCAAAGGCACGAATGCCATTCTGACACGACACCGCCCGTATTCGATCACTGCATGCACCTCTCTGTTCTCGAAGCCGTTGCTCTCTGAGCCTAGCGTCAACGCCCCGAGCAGGGAACCACGGAGCTGAGCGGAGACACGGCCCCATGTCTTGACCGCCACGTCGCCGAGCCCGACCTTATTGATGGCGATTAAGACCAAAAAAGCAAGGTAAAAAGCCTCAGGAAAATTCCacgaggttggggagaaaAAAGCTTGACGCCGTCATCATCTATCTGTACTTAACAATGCCGTCCCCATCCCTTCCACTTCGAGCCCGGGTTCCTCTTCTcgagccgaggaggagggtatgATGGATTGCATCTTGCAGCATACTTGAACACCATCACAGCGCCATGCTGATGCTCTAACGACACGACCATATCAATAATATTTTTTTTCCGATAACGATACGATACGATAACGATAACGATGTTACGACTCAACTTTCTCATCCTCtgggcggcagcagcatcactGTTTGCATCCGCTCTTCCCATTTCAGACGTTTCCGAAGAAGAGATCAACACGCCAACGCCAGAACCGAAAAAGACGTTTTGGAAGAGCTTCAATCCCAACACCGACTTCCGAAACCGcaacttcaacaccatctcccgCATCTACAACCTCACCGTCTACCCCAACCAGGTACCCATCTTGACCTTTGGGGGCGCAGCGTTTGTTCCAAAAGGACTCTTTGCCCAAAatgttgttggccgtgttgACCCAGTCGGCAACTTCACCGGTTTTGAACACTCGATTGAGTACTTCTTTGCGCTCTCGCCATTGCCGCAGGCCAACCCATCCtctgccgccatcaccagctaCAAGATTGTCGAGTTTTCGTCCGAGTGCAGGGACATCGCCGCCAGCGTCGTGTACCTCTACACCAGCGTCGTCAACCCTGGCTCACCGGATCACGGAAAGCCACTGCCTCCGTTGAAGCAGGTGGCCTTCTGGAAGTTCAAcaaggagggcgaggtggaaaagtATGACGCCTGGATTCCGAACCTGAACAGCTgggtgacgaggacgacaatGGCGAGTCTCGGGAATCCCGAGTTCCAGTTGGAAAGCATCAGGCAGATCTGCTACGGGACGCAGGCGAGGTGCTACGGCCCGAATCAGCAGTGGGACAGCATCGAGGACTGTGTTGTGGGATTGGCCAAGAAGAACTACGGGACGTATGATGAGGCTTGGGGTGACAATGTCGTCTGCAGAACCATTCATTTGGTGCTCACGCAGACCAGACCCGATGTAaatctctttctctctgcGGACAGACAACAACTGAGACAAGTGACTAACCGCTTCACAACAGGTCCATTGCCCACACGTTGGCCCCACAGGAGGCGGCAAATGTGTCGACGTGGAGTACCCCGAGAACTACTTCTCGGACAAGTGGCTCTACGGAGAGGAGACTGGCGAGACTTTTGTCTGCAAATGATTGATGTGTTATTAGATGTACA
It encodes the following:
- a CDS encoding uncharacterized protein (EggNog:ENOG503P7I6), translating into MLRLNFLILWAAAASLFASALPISDVSEEEINTPTPEPKKTFWKSFNPNTDFRNRNFNTISRIYNLTVYPNQVPILTFGGAAFVPKGLFAQNVVGRVDPVGNFTGFEHSIEYFFALSPLPQANPSSAAITSYKIVEFSSECRDIAASVVYLYTSVVNPGSPDHGKPLPPLKQVAFWKFNKEGEVEKYDAWIPNLNSWVTRTTMASLGNPEFQLESIRQICYGTQARCYGPNQQWDSIEDCVVGLAKKNYGTYDEAWGDNVVCRTIHLVLTQTRPDVHCPHVGPTGGGKCVDVEYPENYFSDKWLYGEETGETFVCK
- a CDS encoding uncharacterized protein (EggNog:ENOG503NYCC), translating into MDTIDAATVPEDTLRAIIWTCFGTAFVLVALRTAVRARTSLPTVDDYCIFFALTCLLSLCVLETIQLPSLYYIAGVLAGTAPIVGIIEETERYLLFQFPIVILYWSTLWSVKAAFLTLYWKIFRDLPVYRRVWYLLALFCLLAYGGCLVTLTVSCGGDVKNFFGFATCAKPEHVWASNFSVYFSTTIDVFTDLCIMAMPLRLIYNVKVTLRQKVGLVAVFGLGFVMIAFAIIRAKQVLVEKMFVNLTLLMIWSTLAASISVIVGTLPALKVLITVHSRNSANRSNQHSAGGSKLTGKQSISKSVRMGSISKEKKSMQGSLDAMESQEEILVQHDVVSFSLFSSKPFGLVDIS